A genomic window from Lotus japonicus ecotype B-129 chromosome 1, LjGifu_v1.2 includes:
- the LOC130730799 gene encoding uncharacterized protein LOC130730799, producing the protein MDMILMDDKGHKIHASVRKTLIYRFQSLLSEGRVYQISFFGVGESGRDFRPTSHPWKINFDIHTSVRLVPNKAINLSPYSFVPLSDIISKDLDTSFLIDVIGILTGATGEQEFEKDVEKHKRITIQLDQDGFLESNDTAAQVISPLQDSAKKSTPEDDFLKLIDGKTIEQLKNLAEQKSYCIVLGTVKYIAEGMDWYYPTCKCSKKMN; encoded by the exons atggacatgattcttatggatgaTAAG GGTCATAAGATTCACGCTTCGGTAAGAAAGACTCTTATATACCGATTCCAATCTTTGCTAAGTGAAGGTCGGGTATATCAGATTTCATTttttggtgttggtgaaagcggTCGTGACTTCCGTCCAACCTCGCATCCATGGAAAATCAACTTTGACATTCATACTTCTGTGAGATTGGTTCCCAACAAGGCGATAAACTTAAGCCCTTATTCTTTTGTGCCACTCTCTGATATAATTTCTAAGGACCTTGATACATCTTTTCTTATAG ATGTAATTGGGATTCTCACTGGTGCAACTGGTGAGCAAGAATTTGAGAAAGACGTGGAAAAACATAAGAGAATTACTATTCAACTTGACCAAGATGG GTTCTTGGAATCAAATGATACTGCTGCACAAGTGATTAGCCCGCTGCAGGACTCGGCAAAAAAATCTACCCCTGAAGATGATTTCCTAAAACTTATTGATGGGAAAACCATTGAGCAACTCAAAAATCTTGCTGAG CAAAAGTCCTATTGTATTGTTCTTGGTACGGTTAAGTATATCGCAGAGGGTATGGATTGGTATTACCCTACTTGCAAATGTAGCAAGAagatgaattaa